In Syntrophomonas wolfei subsp. wolfei str. Goettingen G311, a single window of DNA contains:
- the ftsA gene encoding cell division protein FtsA codes for MLGINRNIVVALDVGTSFIKAAMAELSQGQEINILGVSHVPSLGLRKGNIVDIESTARSIDSCLNDLERLTGVDIASTLLGFSGSSVYAVNNHAVVAVGNPSYEITQDDRQRVLQSACNIALPPDKTIVQAVERQYIVDGYDGVKDPIAMVGSRLELETTIIVAATAAIQNMHRSMQRINLQTEKIVYNPLLVAEAVLLPTEKEMGVVLLDIGGGTTEISFFEAGSLLYTSVLPVGGEYITRDLAIVLRTSLEEAGRIKERNGVASPDIARNDVIVNVKNVQGKEIRQVSQEVVAEIISARIMEIVEMIYAELKQFACLDRIPGGIVVTGGEAELTGLVKTIEEYTNIPTRLGIPENLRGIPVDFNRPQNAVILGGLIYSSRYLNINCDNKRGIAALFDQLSRWFKELFR; via the coding sequence GTGCTTGGCATTAATAGAAACATAGTAGTAGCCCTGGATGTAGGAACCAGCTTTATTAAGGCAGCGATGGCCGAACTTAGCCAGGGCCAGGAGATTAATATCCTGGGGGTTTCCCATGTGCCATCACTGGGTTTGCGCAAGGGTAATATCGTAGATATTGAAAGCACAGCCCGGTCTATTGATAGTTGTCTTAATGATCTGGAAAGATTGACCGGGGTTGATATAGCCAGCACTCTCCTGGGGTTTTCCGGGAGCAGCGTATATGCTGTCAATAATCACGCGGTAGTGGCTGTAGGTAATCCCAGTTATGAGATTACCCAGGATGATAGACAAAGAGTATTGCAATCTGCCTGCAATATTGCTTTGCCGCCTGATAAGACCATTGTACAAGCGGTGGAGAGACAGTATATCGTAGATGGTTATGATGGGGTAAAAGACCCGATAGCAATGGTTGGTAGCAGGCTGGAATTGGAGACGACTATAATTGTTGCTGCTACAGCGGCTATTCAGAATATGCACCGGAGTATGCAGCGTATTAATTTACAGACGGAAAAAATAGTATATAATCCTTTGCTGGTAGCAGAAGCTGTTCTCTTGCCTACGGAAAAAGAAATGGGTGTGGTACTGCTTGATATCGGTGGAGGGACCACCGAGATTAGTTTTTTCGAGGCAGGTAGTCTTCTTTACACTTCAGTTCTGCCGGTTGGTGGTGAGTATATTACCCGGGATCTGGCCATTGTGTTAAGAACCTCTCTGGAAGAGGCGGGCAGAATCAAAGAAAGAAATGGTGTGGCCAGCCCTGATATAGCCAGGAATGATGTAATAGTAAATGTAAAAAATGTTCAAGGTAAAGAAATCCGGCAGGTGTCACAAGAGGTGGTAGCGGAGATTATATCAGCCCGGATTATGGAAATTGTGGAAATGATCTATGCGGAGCTTAAACAATTTGCTTGCCTGGATCGGATTCCGGGAGGAATCGTAGTAACAGGGGGAGAGGCTGAGCTAACCGGTCTGGTAAAGACCATAGAGGAATATACCAATATCCCTACGCGCCTGGGAATTCCCGAAAACTTAAGAGGAATTCCGGTTGATTTCAATCGCCCCCAGAATGCGGTAATTCTTGGTGGATTGATTTATTCATCCCGGTATTTAAATATAAATTGTGATAACAAACGGGGTATTGCAGCTCTTTTCGACCAACTTAGCAGGTGGTTTAAAGAATTATTCAGGTAA
- the ftsZ gene encoding cell division protein FtsZ: MPLDFDVEMQQFAKIKVIGAGGGGNNAINRMIEAGLKGVEFIAVNTDAQALFLSRAEKKIQVGEKLTKGLGAGADPEVGMKATEETADEIKKALQGADMVFVTAGMGGGTGTGGAPIIAKIAKDLGALTVGVVTKPFTFEGRKRNSQAERGIEALREAVDSLITIPNDRLLQVVDKHTAFNDAFRIADDILRQGVQGISDLIAVPGVINCDFADVQTVMQNTGSALMGIGKAKGENRAAEAAREAISSPLLETSIEGAKGVLFNISGGADLTLFEINEAAEIIHQAADVEANIIFGANIDEKLNDEVRITVIATGFNTPRTQSSSTESTRLRGLDSPPSFLDKNDLEIPPFLRRK, translated from the coding sequence ATGCCATTGGATTTTGATGTAGAGATGCAGCAGTTTGCCAAGATTAAGGTGATAGGTGCAGGTGGTGGGGGAAACAATGCGATCAATCGCATGATAGAAGCAGGGCTCAAAGGAGTGGAATTTATTGCGGTAAACACTGATGCTCAGGCCTTGTTTCTTTCCCGGGCGGAAAAGAAAATTCAGGTGGGGGAGAAGCTTACCAAGGGACTGGGGGCCGGTGCTGATCCGGAAGTAGGTATGAAAGCCACTGAGGAAACTGCTGATGAGATAAAAAAAGCCTTACAGGGTGCGGATATGGTTTTTGTAACTGCTGGTATGGGAGGAGGAACTGGAACCGGAGGGGCTCCTATAATCGCTAAAATTGCCAAAGACCTTGGTGCTCTAACGGTTGGAGTTGTTACCAAGCCTTTTACTTTCGAAGGACGTAAAAGAAATTCACAAGCTGAGCGGGGAATTGAGGCTTTGCGGGAAGCGGTGGATAGCCTCATCACTATTCCCAATGACCGGCTACTGCAAGTAGTGGACAAACATACGGCATTTAATGATGCTTTCAGAATAGCGGATGATATACTTAGGCAGGGAGTTCAGGGAATATCGGACCTTATTGCGGTACCGGGAGTGATTAATTGTGATTTCGCCGATGTACAAACGGTGATGCAGAATACCGGTTCCGCTCTGATGGGAATTGGGAAGGCCAAGGGGGAAAACCGGGCAGCGGAGGCAGCACGCGAAGCTATTTCCAGTCCTTTGCTGGAAACCTCGATTGAAGGGGCCAAGGGTGTTTTATTTAATATCAGTGGGGGTGCTGATCTGACTCTTTTTGAAATAAATGAGGCGGCGGAAATCATTCATCAGGCAGCAGATGTTGAAGCCAATATAATTTTTGGGGCTAATATTGACGAAAAGCTTAATGACGAAGTACGAATTACCGTCATAGCAACCGGTTTCAATACTCCGCGGACCCAGAGCAGTAGCACTGAGTCAACTAGATTGAGGGGCCTGGATTCGCCTCCTAGTTTTTTAGATAAAAATGACCTGGAAATCCCACCTTTCTTAAGGCGCAAATAG
- the spoIIGA gene encoding sigma-E processing peptidase SpoIIGA has product MAIPEVYADLSFAINFIMDFCILWATARLTGSQVVYKRIVFASFLGGIYALAYLIPGMEYWFSLFFKILFSCLMIIIALYPQNWAEFRKAFLYFYAINFIVAGASMAISYLLIDKQSGANLWYLWLPGGILTALAIGIFGQKYLLRQVLPALLRFDVELRFNNYHCQGKGFLDTGNNLRDPITNRPVIVAEYQFLKSCLPEDLREVLEIKQDENTMLDALGGCSWANRLRLIPFSSIGKKNGILLGVRADEIVVNNGSKDVFHQNMVVGIYREKLSSQGEYQFLIPAEIIENA; this is encoded by the coding sequence ATGGCTATTCCCGAGGTTTATGCAGACCTTAGTTTCGCAATAAACTTTATAATGGATTTTTGTATACTCTGGGCCACAGCTAGATTGACCGGCAGCCAAGTGGTATATAAACGTATTGTTTTTGCTTCTTTTCTTGGGGGAATATATGCTCTGGCCTATCTAATTCCTGGGATGGAATACTGGTTTTCTTTATTCTTCAAGATTCTCTTCTCCTGCCTAATGATTATTATCGCCTTATACCCACAAAACTGGGCCGAATTTAGAAAGGCCTTCCTGTATTTTTATGCTATTAACTTTATCGTGGCTGGAGCTAGCATGGCTATTTCATATCTGCTTATAGATAAGCAATCAGGGGCGAATTTGTGGTACTTATGGCTGCCAGGGGGAATATTAACCGCTCTTGCTATCGGAATATTTGGACAAAAATATTTGTTAAGGCAAGTTCTCCCCGCCTTGCTTCGCTTTGATGTTGAACTAAGGTTCAATAATTATCATTGCCAGGGTAAAGGTTTTTTGGACACTGGTAACAATCTGCGCGATCCTATTACTAATCGTCCGGTGATAGTGGCAGAATACCAGTTTCTAAAAAGCTGCCTGCCCGAGGATTTAAGAGAAGTGCTGGAAATTAAGCAGGATGAAAATACCATGTTGGATGCTCTGGGTGGTTGCAGTTGGGCCAACCGTTTGCGTTTGATACCTTTTTCCTCCATAGGCAAAAAGAACGGCATCCTGCTGGGGGTGCGTGCGGATGAGATAGTGGTTAACAATGGCAGCAAAGATGTATTCCACCAAAATATGGTGGTGGGAATATACCGGGAAAAACTTAGTTCTCAGGGAGAGTACCAGTTTTTGATACCTGCCGAAATAATTGAGAATGCTTAG
- the sigE gene encoding RNA polymerase sporulation sigma factor SigE, whose product MDILERLRNWRLYFIKLYLKKKLPRFIHYIGSTEVLPAPLREQEEMALISQLDQGIMSVKATLIEHNLRLVVYIAKKFENTGINIEDLVSIGTIGLIKAVNTFEPKKNIKLATYASRCIENEILMYLRRNIKNRVEISLDEPLNVDWDGNELLLSDVLGTENDMIYKQIEGEVEKSLLWKAMHKLNNREKTIIQLRFGLADGDEKTQKEVADILGISQSYISRLEKRILKRLQREIRKIE is encoded by the coding sequence ATGGATATTTTAGAGAGACTAAGGAACTGGCGTTTATACTTCATCAAGCTATACCTTAAGAAGAAACTGCCCCGCTTTATTCATTATATTGGGTCAACTGAAGTTCTTCCGGCACCGCTGCGTGAACAAGAAGAGATGGCCTTGATTTCCCAACTGGATCAGGGAATTATGTCGGTAAAGGCAACCCTGATCGAGCATAATCTGAGGTTGGTAGTATATATCGCCAAAAAATTTGAGAACACGGGGATAAACATTGAGGACTTAGTTTCCATTGGCACTATTGGACTGATTAAAGCGGTTAATACTTTTGAACCCAAGAAAAATATTAAACTGGCTACTTATGCCTCTCGTTGTATTGAAAATGAAATACTTATGTATCTTCGCCGGAATATAAAAAATAGGGTGGAAATATCCCTGGATGAACCTTTAAATGTGGATTGGGATGGTAACGAACTTTTGCTTTCAGATGTCTTGGGTACCGAAAATGATATGATTTATAAACAAATTGAGGGTGAAGTGGAAAAAAGCCTTTTGTGGAAAGCTATGCACAAGCTAAATAATCGGGAAAAGACTATTATTCAGCTTCGTTTTGGCTTGGCCGATGGAGATGAGAAAACGCAAAAGGAAGTAGCCGATATTTTGGGGATTTCCCAGTCCTATATTTCTCGCCTGGAAAAACGGATTTTGAAAAGGCTGCAAAGGGAGATTCGCAAAATTGAATGA
- the sigG gene encoding RNA polymerase sporulation sigma factor SigG — MNKVEICGVNTSKLPVLKNEEMKILFTEMHQGKTQAREKLIQGNIRLVLSVIQRFTNRGEYVDDLFQVGCIGLIKSIDNFDLSQNVRFSTYAVPMIIGEIRRYLRDNNAVRVSRSLRDIAYKALQVREKLINDNSAEPTVSQIAQHLDVSREEVVFALDAIQEPVSLFEPIYNDGGDPILVMDQLSDERSGDEQWLEEISIKEAMKKLNDREKHIVSLRFFAGKTQMEVAEEIGISQAQVSRLEKAALKQLRKYV, encoded by the coding sequence ATCAACAAGGTTGAAATCTGTGGCGTAAATACATCCAAGCTCCCGGTTCTGAAAAACGAAGAGATGAAGATACTCTTTACAGAAATGCATCAGGGCAAGACCCAGGCCAGAGAAAAATTAATTCAGGGTAACATTAGATTGGTTTTAAGTGTTATTCAAAGGTTCACTAATAGAGGCGAGTATGTTGATGATCTTTTTCAAGTGGGCTGCATAGGTTTAATTAAATCAATAGATAATTTCGACTTAAGCCAGAATGTACGCTTCTCTACCTACGCGGTACCGATGATTATCGGAGAAATAAGACGCTATCTGCGGGACAATAACGCCGTTAGGGTATCAAGATCATTGCGCGATATTGCCTACAAGGCTTTACAGGTAAGAGAAAAACTCATCAATGATAACTCGGCTGAGCCTACGGTAAGCCAAATAGCGCAACACCTTGATGTCAGCCGGGAAGAAGTGGTTTTTGCTTTGGATGCAATCCAGGAACCGGTATCCCTATTTGAACCAATATATAATGACGGGGGCGATCCCATTTTGGTAATGGATCAGCTCAGTGATGAACGGAGTGGGGATGAGCAATGGTTGGAAGAAATATCGATAAAAGAAGCCATGAAGAAGTTGAATGATAGGGAAAAACATATAGTGTCATTGCGATTTTTTGCTGGTAAAACCCAGATGGAGGTGGCGGAAGAAATCGGTATCTCACAGGCTCAGGTTTCCCGCCTGGAAAAAGCAGCACTAAAACAATTGCGGAAATATGTTTAA
- a CDS encoding DNA methyltransferase has translation MESLSGVRLVWEGKENELIERPLEYGSRVEVVYPHPLFQSNNLFGERLDNPPQLEPALLNRIYQGDNLAVLNLLLQQGFAGKIDLIYIDPPYLSNSNYNSRISVEHQGQKYFIERLAFKDRDEDLVSYLQQIYKRLKIMKMLLSEQGSIFVHLDWHSSHYVKILLDEIFSSDNFINEIIWCYGGGSGTRRHFHRKHDQILWYGKGKDYTFNPQYRPYTEGTLQRGLTRVKGKKYTLHKEGALLQDWWVDINKILSPTARENLKFPTQKPLALLKRIIASASNPGDLVADFYAGSGTTAEACEEMNRSWISCDCSKLAIQSSRYRLLRKKARPFQITELIEEDNEEQKPGILELIVPEVCSYDEKQAMVKLGISRYDSPLFPFENRNFVSCLDFWELDCNYDGCFSSQLQVIREKPDYNLPLPLQLSVLLPKQEEYSMAIKSYDIFGDSIIKSFTFPGCQ, from the coding sequence ATGGAATCTCTTTCCGGGGTAAGGTTGGTATGGGAAGGTAAAGAGAATGAGCTAATAGAAAGACCGCTGGAATATGGCAGCAGGGTAGAAGTGGTTTATCCCCACCCTTTGTTTCAGAGCAATAATTTGTTTGGTGAAAGGCTGGATAATCCGCCACAGTTGGAACCAGCTTTATTGAATCGCATCTACCAAGGGGATAATTTGGCTGTTCTTAACCTCTTGTTGCAGCAAGGCTTTGCGGGGAAAATAGACCTCATATACATTGACCCGCCTTATCTAAGCAATAGCAACTATAATTCCCGGATAAGCGTAGAACATCAGGGTCAAAAATATTTTATAGAAAGATTGGCCTTTAAGGATCGGGATGAAGATTTAGTTTCCTACCTGCAGCAGATCTATAAGCGATTGAAGATTATGAAAATGCTGCTCTCGGAGCAGGGGAGCATATTTGTCCACCTGGATTGGCACAGCAGTCATTATGTTAAAATATTGCTGGATGAGATTTTCTCCAGCGATAATTTTATTAATGAGATTATCTGGTGTTATGGGGGAGGAAGTGGAACCAGGAGGCATTTTCATCGTAAGCATGACCAGATTCTGTGGTATGGCAAGGGAAAAGATTATACTTTTAACCCCCAGTACCGGCCTTATACTGAAGGAACCTTGCAGAGGGGACTTACCAGAGTTAAGGGCAAGAAATATACATTGCATAAAGAAGGCGCGCTTTTGCAGGATTGGTGGGTAGATATAAATAAGATACTTAGCCCTACTGCCCGAGAGAACTTGAAATTTCCTACTCAAAAACCGTTAGCTTTATTAAAAAGAATAATAGCATCTGCTTCTAATCCGGGGGATTTGGTAGCCGACTTTTATGCTGGCTCCGGAACTACGGCTGAAGCCTGTGAAGAAATGAACAGATCCTGGATATCTTGTGATTGCAGCAAATTAGCCATACAAAGCAGCCGTTATCGTTTGCTCAGAAAAAAGGCCCGTCCCTTCCAGATAACAGAATTAATCGAAGAAGACAATGAAGAGCAAAAACCAGGAATACTGGAGTTAATAGTACCAGAAGTTTGTTCTTATGATGAGAAGCAGGCTATGGTCAAGTTAGGGATTTCCCGCTATGACTCTCCTCTTTTTCCGTTTGAAAATCGAAATTTTGTCTCATGCCTTGATTTCTGGGAACTGGATTGTAATTATGATGGCTGTTTTTCTTCGCAATTACAAGTTATTAGAGAAAAGCCTGATTATAATCTTCCTTTACCGCTGCAGTTAAGTGTTCTATTACCTAAACAAGAGGAGTATTCCATGGCCATAAAAAGCTATGATATCTTTGGTGATTCGATAATAAAAAGCTTTACATTTCCGGGATGCCAATAA
- the dprA gene encoding DNA-processing protein DprA yields MIRTEKAALCFLHAIKGIGSKSLWKIKDSFGSFENCLKSDSSRLYALLKSEIAQAIISQRQNSSIFFYLERLENEGINPMGFEESAYPSSLRNIYNPPMLLYFQGNMDCVKKICLAVVGSRAASDYGRTTARKLGHQLATRGISVVSGMARGIDTEAHRGTLDARGKTIAVLGSGLNIIYPRSNKRLFHEIIEQGVVISEFPLDTNPEPGNFPMRNRIISGISRGVVVVEARVKSGALITADYALEQGRDVFAVPGPINRESSMGANNLIKQGAKLITGVEDIIEEYYDITIPEKELPLQEQLLFLDEQEKVVVNCLAGDPLLFDDIIASTGFNIGELSRLLLKLELAGIVKSLPGNYYVKV; encoded by the coding sequence ATGATAAGAACAGAAAAAGCCGCTTTGTGTTTTCTCCATGCAATTAAAGGAATAGGCAGCAAAAGCCTTTGGAAAATTAAAGACAGCTTTGGCAGTTTTGAGAACTGCCTGAAATCTGATTCATCTCGTTTGTATGCTCTGCTCAAGAGCGAAATAGCTCAGGCTATTATTTCCCAACGCCAGAATAGTAGTATATTTTTTTATTTGGAGCGGTTGGAGAATGAGGGGATCAACCCGATGGGTTTTGAGGAATCCGCCTATCCATCAAGCTTAAGAAATATTTATAATCCACCGATGCTGCTTTATTTTCAGGGTAATATGGATTGTGTTAAAAAAATCTGTCTGGCCGTTGTTGGCTCCCGAGCGGCCAGTGATTATGGCCGGACTACAGCCAGGAAACTGGGCCATCAACTGGCTACACGGGGGATAAGTGTGGTAAGTGGCATGGCTCGGGGGATTGATACGGAAGCTCATCGTGGAACTCTTGATGCCAGGGGCAAAACCATAGCAGTATTGGGGAGCGGTCTTAATATTATTTACCCCCGGAGCAATAAGCGCTTATTTCATGAAATAATTGAGCAAGGAGTGGTTATTAGCGAGTTTCCCCTGGATACTAACCCTGAACCGGGGAATTTTCCCATGCGTAACCGCATAATATCCGGTATAAGCCGTGGGGTGGTTGTGGTCGAAGCCCGGGTCAAAAGTGGGGCTTTGATTACAGCGGATTATGCTCTGGAGCAGGGAAGGGATGTATTTGCTGTTCCCGGGCCGATTAATCGGGAAAGCAGTATGGGGGCTAATAATTTAATCAAACAAGGGGCCAAATTGATTACAGGGGTTGAAGATATTATTGAGGAGTATTATGATATCACAATACCGGAAAAAGAGCTTCCGCTACAGGAACAGCTACTTTTTTTGGATGAGCAGGAAAAAGTCGTTGTAAACTGCCTGGCTGGAGATCCCCTGCTTTTTGATGATATAATAGCCAGTACCGGTTTTAACATAGGGGAACTCAGCCGCCTTTTATTGAAACTGGAATTGGCAGGCATAGTAAAGTCTTTGCCGGGTAATTACTATGTTAAAGTATGA
- the topA gene encoding type I DNA topoisomerase, translated as MAGTTLLIVESAAKARTLGKFLGKGYKIKASVGHVRDLPKSKLGVDVENDFEPQYITIRGKGDILKEIKDESQKAGRVLLATDPDREGEAIAWHLQNAMKIPPEENCRIEFHEITREAVKKAIKNSRPVDLSRVNAQQARRVLDRLVGYNLSPLLWNKIRKGLSAGRVQSVALKLICDREEEIKNFIPQEYWTVDAIFNAAKGKNSKFTARLASYQGKKIEINSDKEVAAIGEYLQGANFTVLKVERKEKRKNPNPPFITSTLQQEASRRLNFFSNRTMRVAQELYEGLEIGKEGTVGLITYLRTDSTRVASSAQMEALDFINSTFGAEFAPDKPNEYKSRKSAQDAHEAIRPTSIQRTPESVKAFLSRDQYRLYQLIWNRFVSSQMTPAVYDSLTVDISAGDYGFRASSSQLKFIGYKKVYSDNEEEEPKNNIPELKKGEELALHELKPEQHFTQPPPRFSEASLIKLLEEKSVGRPSTYAPTIDTILKRNYVERQNRQFIPTELGFIVVDLLKEHFANILDVEFTARMEGELDLVEEGKLDWKKVVRDFYEPFHSDLEKARELAQKIEIKDEEAGKECPQCGRPMLIKHGRFGKFMACSGFPECRHTQSINQELGLKCPLCQGSIVALKSKKGRTFYGCSNYPQCNFRSWDKPTGKICPHCGDAIVEKFNKKKEATQICQNPACKQKVEMGG; from the coding sequence TTGGCAGGAACTACACTGCTTATTGTAGAGTCAGCGGCCAAAGCCAGAACCTTAGGGAAATTTCTGGGCAAGGGCTATAAAATAAAAGCATCGGTGGGGCATGTTCGCGACTTGCCCAAGAGCAAATTGGGAGTCGATGTGGAGAATGATTTTGAACCCCAGTATATTACTATTCGGGGCAAAGGAGATATCCTGAAAGAGATTAAGGACGAATCCCAAAAAGCCGGTCGCGTTTTACTAGCTACCGACCCCGATCGTGAAGGAGAAGCTATAGCCTGGCATTTGCAGAATGCTATGAAAATTCCGCCGGAGGAGAATTGCCGGATTGAATTCCATGAGATTACCCGTGAGGCGGTAAAGAAGGCCATTAAAAATTCGCGCCCGGTGGATTTAAGCCGGGTGAATGCCCAGCAGGCCCGCCGGGTTTTGGACCGCCTGGTAGGCTACAACCTGAGCCCTTTGCTTTGGAATAAGATTCGCAAGGGCCTGAGTGCGGGCAGGGTGCAATCAGTGGCTTTAAAGTTAATCTGTGATCGGGAAGAGGAAATAAAGAACTTCATTCCCCAGGAATATTGGACCGTAGATGCCATTTTTAATGCTGCTAAGGGCAAGAATAGCAAATTTACTGCTCGTCTGGCCAGCTACCAGGGGAAGAAAATCGAAATCAACAGTGATAAAGAGGTGGCAGCTATAGGAGAATACCTTCAAGGCGCCAATTTTACTGTGCTCAAAGTGGAAAGAAAGGAAAAACGCAAGAACCCCAACCCCCCGTTTATTACCAGTACTTTACAGCAGGAAGCTTCCCGGAGGCTTAATTTCTTCTCCAACCGTACTATGCGGGTAGCCCAAGAATTATATGAAGGTTTGGAAATTGGTAAAGAGGGTACGGTAGGATTAATTACCTATCTCAGAACTGATTCTACCCGGGTGGCCAGCTCGGCGCAAATGGAAGCCCTGGACTTTATTAATTCTACCTTTGGAGCGGAATTTGCTCCGGACAAACCCAATGAATATAAGAGTAGGAAATCAGCTCAGGATGCCCATGAAGCTATTCGCCCAACTTCCATCCAGCGGACTCCGGAGAGTGTAAAAGCGTTTTTAAGCCGGGATCAGTATCGCTTATATCAATTAATATGGAACCGCTTTGTTTCCAGTCAAATGACCCCTGCGGTTTATGATAGTTTGACTGTGGATATCTCGGCTGGAGACTACGGTTTCAGAGCCAGTTCATCACAGCTTAAATTTATTGGCTACAAAAAAGTCTACAGCGATAATGAAGAAGAAGAGCCAAAGAATAATATTCCAGAGCTTAAAAAGGGAGAAGAACTTGCACTGCATGAGTTAAAGCCGGAGCAGCACTTTACGCAACCTCCACCCCGCTTTAGTGAGGCCAGTCTAATTAAATTGCTGGAAGAAAAAAGTGTTGGCCGTCCCAGTACTTATGCTCCTACCATAGATACCATTTTAAAGCGTAATTATGTGGAAAGGCAGAACCGGCAGTTTATTCCCACAGAATTGGGCTTTATTGTAGTGGATTTACTCAAGGAGCATTTCGCCAATATTCTGGATGTGGAATTTACCGCCCGGATGGAAGGCGAATTGGATTTGGTAGAGGAAGGCAAACTGGATTGGAAAAAGGTGGTACGCGATTTTTATGAGCCGTTTCACTCTGACCTGGAGAAGGCCCGTGAGCTGGCCCAGAAGATTGAGATCAAGGATGAAGAGGCTGGTAAAGAATGCCCGCAATGTGGAAGACCGATGCTTATAAAACACGGTCGATTTGGTAAATTCATGGCTTGCTCGGGTTTTCCCGAATGTCGCCATACTCAATCAATAAATCAGGAATTGGGACTAAAATGCCCGCTTTGCCAGGGCTCTATAGTGGCTTTGAAAAGCAAGAAAGGCCGGACTTTTTATGGCTGCAGCAATTATCCTCAGTGTAACTTCCGCTCCTGGGATAAACCAACGGGGAAAATTTGTCCCCATTGTGGAGACGCGATAGTAGAAAAGTTCAATAAAAAGAAAGAAGCTACACAGATTTGCCAGAATCCCGCTTGCAAGCAGAAGGTGGAAATGGGGGGTTGA
- the trmFO gene encoding methylenetetrahydrofolate--tRNA-(uracil(54)-C(5))-methyltransferase (FADH(2)-oxidizing) TrmFO, protein MQQVNVIGGGLAGCEAAYYLAQKGIRVRLWEMRPQKATAVHRTADLGELVCSNSLKSDQPNTAQGLLKREMRILGSLLLSCAEKARVPAGSALAVDRELFAGLVSQAILACPSIELCREEVNRVPTGELSIVASGPLTSEALAADLRRITGEENLFFYDAVAPSISADSLDMNKIFRASRYGKGSADYLNCPLDREEYESFYENLINADIKAGHSIDKSLFFNACMPAEVIARRGKDALRYGPMRPVGLEIPGSSKRAYAVLQLRQEDKAGTIYGMVGFQTRMRWGEQERIFRLIPGLEQAEFVRYGVMHRNTYINSPKLLWPSLQCKKRPEIFFAGQITGVEGYMESAATGIIAGINAARWLQGKALLTPHKATIIGALLDFISSSSSQDFQPMNANFGLLPPMEPPIKDKAKRYLAYVERALNKMGEFSESLLN, encoded by the coding sequence TTGCAGCAGGTTAATGTAATCGGTGGAGGATTGGCGGGTTGTGAGGCAGCGTATTATTTGGCACAAAAGGGTATTAGAGTCCGGCTCTGGGAAATGCGGCCACAAAAAGCCACGGCTGTACATAGAACGGCAGATTTAGGGGAACTGGTTTGCAGTAATTCCCTAAAATCCGATCAGCCCAATACCGCTCAGGGTTTATTAAAAAGAGAAATGAGAATCCTGGGCTCCCTCTTGCTAAGCTGTGCGGAAAAAGCCAGGGTACCTGCAGGATCTGCTCTGGCAGTAGACCGGGAGCTTTTTGCTGGGTTGGTGAGCCAGGCGATTCTTGCCTGTCCCAGCATTGAATTATGCCGGGAGGAGGTAAACAGAGTGCCGACAGGGGAATTATCTATTGTAGCTTCCGGCCCGCTAACCTCGGAGGCTTTGGCGGCTGATTTAAGGCGGATTACCGGAGAGGAAAACCTCTTTTTCTATGACGCAGTGGCCCCGAGCATTAGTGCGGATAGTTTGGACATGAATAAGATTTTCCGGGCTTCCCGTTATGGTAAAGGGAGTGCTGATTACCTGAACTGTCCCCTGGATCGTGAAGAATATGAAAGCTTTTATGAGAATTTAATAAATGCTGATATTAAGGCCGGACACAGTATTGATAAGAGCCTTTTTTTTAATGCTTGTATGCCGGCAGAGGTTATAGCCCGCCGGGGCAAGGATGCATTAAGGTATGGTCCTATGAGGCCAGTGGGTTTAGAGATTCCGGGGAGCTCTAAGAGGGCTTATGCCGTGTTGCAACTACGGCAGGAAGATAAAGCCGGGACAATTTATGGGATGGTTGGCTTTCAAACCCGTATGCGCTGGGGGGAACAGGAGCGGATTTTTCGTTTGATACCCGGTTTGGAACAGGCGGAGTTTGTACGCTATGGGGTTATGCATCGCAATACCTACATTAATAGTCCGAAGCTTTTATGGCCCAGCCTGCAATGTAAAAAGAGGCCGGAAATCTTTTTTGCCGGCCAGATTACCGGGGTTGAAGGTTATATGGAGTCAGCTGCTACCGGAATTATTGCGGGAATTAATGCGGCCAGGTGGCTACAGGGAAAAGCGCTCTTAACCCCGCATAAAGCTACCATTATTGGAGCGCTTCTCGACTTCATCAGCAGCTCTTCCAGCCAGGATTTCCAACCGATGAATGCTAACTTTGGTCTTTTGCCGCCAATGGAACCGCCCATAAAAGATAAGGCTAAAAGGTATCTGGCCTATGTAGAGCGAGCGTTGAATAAAATGGGTGAATTTTCAGAATCTTTGTTAAACTAG